The Mycolicibacterium lutetiense genome window below encodes:
- a CDS encoding helicase-associated domain-containing protein — MTAAQTPGFPLGAWLSDLDDKALIRLLELRPDLSQPPPGTIAALAARATSRQSVKAATDSLDFLKLAVLDALLVLHADTHAVPVSEVRKLLGERVGAGDVMAALDDLRERALVWGDTAVRVAPEVASGLPWFVGQATEEVSDRSADEIAGLLGELDDAQNDLLARLLEGSPMGRTRDAAPDTPPDRPVPRLLEAGLLRRIDAETVILPRIIGQVMRGEAPGPTELTAPVLQTSSTTPADVNAAAAGAAIDLLREIDLIIETLGITPVPELRNGGLGVRDVKRLAKTTGIDEPRLGLLLELAAGAGLIAAGMPEPDPGDGTGPYWAPTVAADRFVESPTATRWQLLASTWLDLPARPALIGSRGPDNKPFAALSDSLYSTAAPLDRRLLLSVLADLAPGSGVDSAEAARAMVWRRPRWAVRLQPATVGGLLAEAHALGMVGRGAISTPARGILAGDPDVDVLAAMAKALPKPLDHFLLQADLTVIVPGPLERELAEHLAEVATVESAGAAMVYRISEASIRRALDAGRTASELHTLFEKHSKTPVPQGLTYLIDDVARRHGQLRVGMATSFLRCEDPALLAQAVASPGADRLELRLLAPTVAVSQAPIADMLTALREAGFAPAAEDSTGAVVDIRARGARVVAPTRRRVYRPPTAPTAQTLGAIVAVLRKVASGPFASVRLDPAMAITQLQEAAINQTSVVIGYVDPAGVATQRVVSPINVRGGQLTAFDPAAGRVREFAIHRVTSVVSADN; from the coding sequence ATGACCGCTGCACAGACTCCCGGGTTCCCGCTGGGTGCCTGGCTGTCCGACCTCGATGACAAGGCCCTGATCCGCCTGCTGGAACTGCGGCCCGACCTGAGCCAGCCACCCCCGGGGACGATTGCCGCGCTTGCCGCGCGTGCCACCTCACGCCAGTCGGTCAAGGCTGCCACCGATTCCCTGGACTTCCTGAAGCTGGCTGTGCTGGACGCACTGCTGGTCCTGCACGCCGACACGCACGCCGTCCCGGTATCCGAGGTGAGAAAACTGTTGGGCGAGCGCGTCGGCGCCGGGGACGTGATGGCCGCGCTGGACGATCTGCGTGAGCGGGCCCTGGTCTGGGGCGACACTGCGGTCCGGGTGGCACCCGAGGTGGCTTCCGGCCTGCCGTGGTTCGTCGGGCAGGCCACCGAAGAGGTGTCCGACCGCAGCGCCGACGAGATCGCCGGCCTGCTCGGGGAGCTCGACGACGCCCAGAACGATCTGCTGGCCCGCCTGTTGGAGGGCTCACCCATGGGCCGCACCCGCGACGCGGCCCCCGACACCCCGCCGGACCGGCCGGTGCCGCGACTGCTCGAGGCCGGACTGCTGCGGCGGATCGACGCTGAGACCGTGATCCTGCCCCGGATCATCGGTCAGGTGATGCGCGGTGAGGCGCCCGGCCCGACGGAGTTGACCGCGCCGGTACTCCAGACGTCCTCGACAACGCCTGCCGATGTGAACGCAGCGGCCGCCGGTGCGGCCATCGATCTGCTGCGCGAGATTGACCTGATCATCGAAACCCTCGGCATCACACCGGTTCCCGAGTTGCGCAACGGCGGGCTCGGGGTGCGTGACGTCAAACGGCTGGCCAAGACCACCGGTATCGACGAACCACGGCTGGGGCTCCTCCTGGAACTGGCTGCCGGCGCGGGGCTGATCGCGGCCGGGATGCCCGAACCGGACCCGGGTGACGGGACCGGACCCTACTGGGCGCCGACGGTGGCCGCAGACCGGTTCGTCGAATCCCCGACTGCCACCCGCTGGCAGCTGCTGGCCTCGACCTGGCTGGACCTGCCGGCCCGGCCAGCGCTGATCGGCAGCCGCGGCCCGGACAACAAACCCTTTGCTGCACTGTCGGATTCGCTGTATTCGACCGCAGCTCCCCTGGACCGCAGACTGCTGCTGAGCGTGTTGGCCGACCTGGCACCGGGCAGCGGGGTCGACAGCGCCGAAGCCGCTCGCGCGATGGTCTGGCGGCGGCCGCGCTGGGCGGTGCGCCTGCAGCCGGCCACGGTCGGCGGCCTGCTCGCCGAAGCGCATGCCCTGGGCATGGTGGGCCGCGGTGCGATCAGCACCCCGGCGCGCGGGATATTGGCCGGCGACCCCGACGTGGACGTACTGGCCGCGATGGCCAAGGCGCTCCCCAAACCACTCGACCACTTCCTGCTACAGGCCGACCTCACGGTAATCGTGCCCGGACCGCTGGAGCGGGAGCTGGCCGAACATCTGGCCGAGGTGGCCACCGTCGAATCGGCGGGCGCGGCGATGGTCTACCGGATCAGCGAAGCGTCCATCCGGCGTGCACTCGATGCCGGGCGCACCGCCAGCGAGCTGCACACCCTGTTCGAGAAACATTCGAAAACCCCGGTGCCGCAAGGCTTGACCTATCTCATCGACGACGTCGCCCGCCGCCACGGTCAGCTGCGCGTCGGGATGGCCACGTCGTTCCTGCGGTGTGAGGATCCGGCACTGCTGGCCCAGGCAGTCGCCTCGCCGGGCGCCGACCGCCTCGAGCTGCGACTGCTGGCCCCGACGGTGGCAGTGTCGCAGGCACCGATCGCCGACATGCTTACCGCGCTACGCGAAGCCGGGTTCGCGCCCGCCGCCGAAGACTCCACCGGCGCCGTCGTCGACATCAGGGCCCGCGGCGCGCGCGTCGTCGCACCGACCCGGCGCCGCGTCTACCGCCCACCCACCGCGCCGACAGCCCAGACTCTCGGCGCGATCGTCGCGGTGCTGCGCAAGGTGGCGTCGGGACCGTTCGCCAGTGTGCGCCTGGACCCGGCGATGGCCATCACCCAATTACAGGAGGCCGCGATCAACCAGACCTCCGTGGTGATCGGATACGTCGACCCGGCCGGGGTGGCCACGCAGCGGGTGGTCTCCCCCATCAATGTGCGCGGCGGTCAGCTGACCGCATTCGATCCGGCCGCCGGGCGGGTCCGCGAGTTCGCCATCCACCGCGTCACCTCGGTGGTTTCGGCCGATAACTAG
- a CDS encoding MogA/MoaB family molybdenum cofactor biosynthesis protein, which translates to MTRSARVIIASTRAAAGVYDDRTGPLIVGWLSDRGYDVTEQMVVADGHAVGDALRAALAERVDLIITSGGTGISPTDATPESTSAVLDYQIPGLADAIRRAGAHKVPTAVLSRGVCGVAGRTLIVNLPGSPGGVKDGLGVLAGVLEHALDQLGGKDHR; encoded by the coding sequence GTGACGCGTTCGGCGCGGGTCATCATCGCCTCCACCCGTGCCGCTGCAGGGGTGTACGACGACCGGACCGGCCCGCTCATCGTCGGCTGGCTCTCCGATCGGGGATATGACGTCACCGAGCAGATGGTGGTCGCCGACGGACATGCCGTCGGCGATGCCCTGCGAGCCGCCCTGGCTGAGCGCGTCGACCTGATCATCACGTCCGGTGGCACCGGTATCTCGCCCACTGACGCGACACCGGAATCCACCTCGGCGGTACTCGACTATCAGATACCCGGCCTGGCCGATGCCATCCGGCGGGCCGGCGCACACAAGGTGCCCACCGCGGTGTTGTCCCGCGGCGTCTGCGGCGTCGCCGGACGCACCCTGATCGTCAACCTGCCCGGGTCGCCGGGCGGGGTCAAGGACGGGCTGGGCGTACTGGCCGGCGTCCTGGAGCATGCATTGGACCAGCTGGGCGGAAAGGATCACCGATGA
- the moaC gene encoding cyclic pyranopterin monophosphate synthase MoaC, with product MGLSHLDESGAAHMVDVSAKAVTKRTAVAVGTLHTRPDVVALIASGGLPKGDALATARIAGIQAAKRTPELIPLCHQLALTGVDVAFDARDAEVAVTATVRSTDRTGVEMEALTAVSVAALTLYDMIKAVDPAARIDDIKVVRKEGGKTGLWERTTQ from the coding sequence GTGGGACTGTCGCACCTCGACGAGTCCGGCGCGGCACACATGGTCGACGTCTCGGCCAAGGCCGTGACCAAGCGCACCGCGGTGGCCGTGGGCACGTTGCACACCAGGCCGGATGTGGTGGCCCTCATCGCCTCGGGTGGCCTGCCCAAAGGTGATGCGCTGGCCACTGCACGGATCGCCGGAATCCAGGCGGCCAAGCGGACTCCCGAGCTGATTCCGCTGTGCCATCAGTTGGCGCTGACCGGCGTCGACGTGGCCTTCGACGCCCGTGACGCCGAGGTCGCCGTCACTGCCACCGTGCGCAGCACCGACCGCACGGGGGTCGAGATGGAGGCCCTGACCGCGGTGAGCGTCGCCGCGCTGACGCTGTACGACATGATCAAGGCCGTCGACCCCGCCGCGCGCATCGACGACATCAAAGTGGTGCGCAAAGAAGGCGGTAAAACGGGATTGTGGGAAAGAACTACTCAGTGA